The Candidatus Koribacter versatilis Ellin345 genome has a segment encoding these proteins:
- a CDS encoding phospholipase C, with amino-acid sequence MRKSWSFVVGLAVLMMAAAGCRGPMAVSSTPGPGTGGTAVSPVKRVIVLILQNHSFDSLFATYPGVMDPLSSGSPGYTQASASGGGTVTPYLLTDPFPADMPHGAKYYNASINGGKMDGFAVAEQTNVSMGHYDSTIPGVDTIWNYAGQFALADNFFMPDVGTEPNLALMMISAQGTGNEFGVQPSYGPCNKTDPDAKALTNKNVGDEMTTAGVTWSWFHEQYGVCGDYVATENPFQYFTSTQNSANLQDISLFYSQLDGGTLPSVSFVNPGGGHNCHPGNSSITTCAEYLDKLVQRIQKSPVWPDCAVVVVWDESGGFYDHVPPPTVGGNLDGMRIPMMVISPYAKTGYISHVQMDLVSLLRFIQWNWTLPNLNSRNSAPGATIEMKDMFTF; translated from the coding sequence ATGAGAAAGAGCTGGAGTTTCGTAGTTGGCTTGGCAGTTTTAATGATGGCGGCCGCAGGATGTCGCGGACCGATGGCAGTGAGTTCAACACCCGGACCGGGAACCGGCGGGACCGCGGTTTCTCCGGTGAAGCGGGTGATTGTGCTGATCCTGCAGAACCATTCGTTCGATTCGTTGTTTGCGACGTATCCGGGCGTGATGGACCCGTTGTCATCAGGTTCGCCGGGATACACGCAGGCGAGCGCGAGCGGTGGCGGTACGGTCACGCCGTACTTGCTAACTGATCCATTTCCCGCGGACATGCCGCACGGCGCGAAGTACTACAATGCGAGCATCAACGGCGGAAAGATGGATGGGTTCGCGGTCGCTGAGCAGACCAACGTGTCGATGGGGCATTACGACAGCACGATTCCCGGCGTGGATACGATCTGGAATTACGCCGGACAGTTCGCGCTAGCCGACAACTTCTTTATGCCGGATGTTGGAACGGAGCCGAACCTCGCACTGATGATGATCTCGGCGCAAGGTACGGGGAACGAATTCGGGGTACAGCCGTCCTACGGACCGTGCAACAAGACGGACCCGGATGCGAAGGCGCTGACGAACAAGAATGTCGGCGACGAAATGACTACAGCCGGCGTGACGTGGAGCTGGTTCCACGAGCAGTATGGCGTTTGCGGCGATTACGTGGCGACGGAGAACCCGTTCCAGTACTTCACGAGCACGCAAAACAGCGCGAATTTACAGGACATTTCGCTCTTCTATTCGCAACTGGACGGTGGGACGCTGCCGTCAGTTTCGTTCGTGAATCCGGGCGGCGGACATAACTGCCATCCGGGAAACAGTTCGATTACGACGTGCGCGGAGTATCTCGACAAGCTGGTGCAGCGAATCCAGAAGTCGCCGGTGTGGCCGGACTGCGCGGTGGTGGTGGTGTGGGACGAGAGCGGCGGGTTCTACGATCACGTGCCTCCGCCAACGGTGGGCGGAAACTTGGATGGGATGCGGATACCTATGATGGTGATCTCGCCGTACGCGAAGACTGGATACATCTCGCATGTGCAGATGGACTTGGTTTCACTCTTGCGGTTTATCCAGTGGAACTGGACGCTGCCGAACCTGAATTCGCGGAACTCCGCGCCGGGTGCAACGATTGAGATGAAGGACATGTTTACGTTCTAG
- a CDS encoding RNA polymerase sigma factor: MAGASVSDLASAIAIRNEEGAIVAELKAGSEDAYSWLIAQYNQPIYSLVYRILDDPSDAADTTQEVFIKVFRGIKRFNSESSLKTWIYRIALHEASNRRRWFFRHKAKEASIEAGPETEEHSHPIGLKDTLVDDSESPFDTVFHTEVSAKVEEELKNLQEPYRTTVILRDIEELSYEQIAEITETSLGTVKSRLVRGREALKKRLTRYVKEMGPELGLCDPAEKKRPPSSATGSKGIEVQL, translated from the coding sequence ATGGCGGGTGCATCAGTGTCGGATCTCGCTAGCGCGATCGCAATTCGCAACGAAGAAGGTGCCATCGTTGCCGAGCTTAAGGCCGGCTCCGAGGACGCCTACTCGTGGCTGATCGCGCAGTACAACCAGCCGATCTACAGCCTCGTGTACCGGATCCTCGACGATCCTTCCGACGCTGCCGATACTACGCAGGAAGTCTTCATCAAGGTCTTCCGCGGCATCAAACGCTTCAACTCTGAGTCGAGCCTGAAGACGTGGATCTACCGCATCGCGCTCCATGAGGCTTCGAACCGCCGACGTTGGTTCTTCCGTCATAAGGCGAAGGAAGCCTCGATCGAAGCCGGCCCCGAGACCGAAGAACATAGCCACCCGATCGGACTCAAGGACACATTGGTGGACGACTCCGAGTCTCCGTTCGACACCGTCTTCCATACGGAAGTAAGTGCCAAGGTGGAAGAAGAGCTCAAGAACTTGCAGGAGCCTTATCGCACCACCGTCATCCTGCGCGACATTGAAGAGCTCTCGTACGAGCAGATTGCCGAGATTACCGAAACTTCGCTCGGCACCGTGAAGTCAAGATTGGTACGTGGGCGCGAAGCGCTGAAAAAGCGGCTGACGCGCTATGTGAAAGAAATGGGCCCCGAACTCGGTTTGTGCGATCCGGCCGAAAAAAAGCGGCCGCCGTCATCCGCCACTGGAAGCAAGGGTATTGAGGTTCAGTTATGA
- a CDS encoding anti-sigma factor family protein, with protein sequence MKCSDTRPLLSLYLDGATSREQRSAIELHIKTCDACSDQYRQLRRTHTLVAAVGRKPAPPDLALRLRVALSQEIAASRRSPWTGIAVRIENAFNAFMVPAAAGVVTAVIVFGLLIGLLVPTAMRNSNDVPTMLYTPPEISYSPFGLSMGSVNADSLVVEAYVDSNGRVQDFRILSSPGDTKDLTPELKNMLIFTTFKPATAFGQPTSGRAILSFSNIQVKG encoded by the coding sequence ATGAAGTGTTCCGACACGAGGCCGCTGTTGTCGCTGTACCTCGATGGGGCAACATCGCGCGAACAGCGCTCCGCCATCGAGCTGCACATCAAGACTTGCGACGCCTGCAGTGATCAGTACCGGCAGTTGCGTCGCACTCACACGCTGGTTGCCGCCGTTGGGCGTAAACCGGCGCCTCCGGACCTCGCGCTCCGTCTGCGCGTCGCCCTCTCGCAGGAGATCGCCGCCTCACGCCGTTCGCCATGGACCGGCATCGCCGTCCGCATCGAAAACGCATTCAACGCTTTCATGGTTCCCGCCGCTGCGGGCGTCGTGACCGCCGTCATTGTCTTCGGGCTGCTGATCGGACTGCTCGTCCCGACCGCCATGCGCAACTCCAACGACGTCCCAACCATGCTCTACACTCCGCCGGAAATTTCCTACTCTCCGTTCGGTCTCAGCATGGGTTCGGTCAACGCCGATTCGCTCGTCGTGGAAGCGTATGTCGATTCCAACGGCCGTGTGCAGGATTTCAGGATCCTCTCTTCGCCCGGCGACACCAAGGACCTGACGCCAGAATTGAAGAACATGCTGATCTTCACCACCTTCAAGCCGGCCACGGCCTTCGGCCAGCCAACTTCAGGAAGGGCGATCCTGTCGTTCTCGAACATCCAGGTGAAGGGCTAA